The following proteins are encoded in a genomic region of Longimicrobiales bacterium:
- a CDS encoding NAD+ synthase, producing the protein MNRDLVRPPLRLALAQFKPDKGNVEGNLRRVSVVAGKARARADVVVFPEAALSGYFLEGGVTEAAMTIEELVTGIGQARDGAPDIVVGFYERWNRRLYNSVAYLEPREGAYQARHVHRKMFLPTYGVFDEARFVEPGTDIRAFDTRFGRMGMLICEDAWHALPATILAVGGAELILVVSASPARDFTPTKGGRPLNLEQWDRLASATAIEHGVFVAVSQLAGSEGGKLFPGGSVAVAPDGRNLARGPLFEESVTIADLDATEIDRTRAATPLLSDLEQMLPHLERSLRTACDPEPPPEDFEKPDNLPTGPRTLSGSGASAPDHPSRRDPAILTLDTELVERTLIEFIREEVRRRRGFGRVVVGVSGGVDSAVSLYLACAALGPENVYGFRLPYRTSSSDSLDHAALALEATGAHERTIEISESIDRYVQTYEPDVSALRKGNLMARLRAVILFDQSAKIGALPLGTGNKSERLLGYFTWHADDSPPINPIGDLFKTQVWALARHLGVPDPIIDKPATADLVKGVNDEDELGVSYRDADPILHWMVRGHEVEDLLQMGFDAEAVELVHKRLGSTHWKRELPTVAVLSSSAIGEFYLRPVDY; encoded by the coding sequence ATGAATCGAGACTTGGTGCGACCGCCATTGAGGCTCGCACTTGCGCAGTTCAAGCCCGACAAGGGCAATGTTGAGGGAAACCTCCGTCGTGTATCCGTTGTCGCGGGCAAGGCTCGTGCACGGGCGGACGTCGTAGTCTTTCCTGAGGCGGCCCTGTCCGGATACTTCCTCGAAGGAGGAGTGACCGAGGCTGCGATGACGATCGAGGAGCTCGTCACCGGGATAGGGCAGGCAAGGGATGGCGCGCCCGATATCGTGGTCGGCTTCTACGAACGCTGGAATCGGCGTCTGTATAACAGCGTCGCCTATCTCGAGCCCCGCGAGGGTGCCTATCAGGCTCGCCACGTTCACAGGAAGATGTTTCTGCCCACCTACGGCGTCTTCGATGAGGCGCGTTTCGTAGAACCAGGAACGGATATCCGGGCGTTCGACACGCGCTTCGGGCGTATGGGCATGCTGATCTGTGAGGACGCATGGCATGCGCTCCCCGCAACGATCCTCGCTGTCGGAGGGGCAGAACTGATCCTGGTTGTCAGTGCATCACCCGCTCGAGATTTCACGCCCACGAAGGGCGGGCGACCGCTCAACCTCGAGCAGTGGGACCGACTCGCCTCCGCGACTGCCATCGAGCACGGAGTGTTCGTAGCGGTTTCGCAACTTGCCGGGTCCGAAGGGGGCAAACTGTTTCCCGGCGGGTCAGTGGCGGTCGCGCCTGACGGCCGGAACCTCGCGCGAGGGCCGCTCTTCGAAGAGTCAGTCACGATTGCCGATCTCGATGCAACCGAGATCGATCGCACGCGCGCGGCTACTCCGCTCCTGTCCGACCTTGAGCAGATGTTACCCCACCTCGAACGCTCGCTTCGAACCGCGTGCGATCCTGAGCCACCACCTGAGGATTTTGAAAAGCCCGACAACCTCCCCACGGGCCCTAGGACTCTCAGCGGATCGGGCGCGAGCGCCCCCGACCACCCATCCCGTCGGGACCCGGCGATCCTGACTCTGGATACGGAACTCGTTGAACGCACGCTCATTGAGTTTATTCGGGAAGAGGTGCGCCGCCGCCGGGGTTTCGGGCGCGTCGTGGTGGGGGTGTCGGGTGGAGTGGACTCAGCGGTATCGCTCTATCTGGCCTGCGCCGCTCTTGGGCCTGAAAACGTGTACGGATTTCGGCTCCCGTACCGCACTTCAAGCAGCGACAGCCTGGATCACGCGGCTCTCGCGCTCGAGGCGACGGGAGCGCATGAGCGGACGATCGAGATTTCGGAGTCGATCGACAGGTATGTCCAGACATATGAACCCGATGTTTCGGCGCTTCGGAAAGGGAACCTCATGGCCCGCTTACGCGCCGTGATTCTCTTCGACCAGTCCGCGAAAATCGGCGCCCTGCCCCTCGGGACCGGGAACAAAAGCGAGCGCCTGCTCGGGTACTTCACTTGGCATGCCGACGATTCTCCGCCGATCAACCCGATCGGAGATCTCTTCAAGACACAGGTGTGGGCGCTCGCAAGACATCTTGGCGTCCCCGACCCGATCATAGACAAGCCTGCCACGGCGGATCTGGTAAAGGGGGTCAACGACGAAGACGAACTCGGGGTCTCGTATCGCGATGCTGATCCGATCCTGCACTGGATGGTGCGGGGCCATGAGGTTGAGGATCTGCTTCAGATGGGATTCGATGCGGAGGCCGTCGAATTGGTCCACAAGCGATTGGGGTCAACGCACTGGAAGAGAGAGCTTCCTACTGTCGCAGTGCTGTCCTCCAGCGCCATTGGAGAGTTCTATCTACGCCCGGTCGACTATTAA
- a CDS encoding S41 family peptidase has protein sequence MIKRLAASVTFAFLFTTGAVTAQSVPDFTRPMGEGPPEVEVLVSAVDAISSMHMESFSDSLLWEGAIDGLIEALDDPYAELFTPQDAEEWEEDTTGNYSGIGLQITLLNDEITVTAVFRGFPASEHGLAVGDVIVGVNAYDATDWDTGMAADTIRGPVGTSVEVHIKRLGYEQPITYDITRAAVHVPAVTWGILEEDIGYVIMDRVARNAAREMNEALAELEGRKGLIIDLRRNPGGFLNESLMLADLFLPTGSTLASTVQRAPGGSAETPETESYGDRWPQLVPDLPIVILVDEFTASGAEILAGALQDYDRAIVLGQRTFGKGVVQTVMDLPYGRKLRFTTGSWLTPLGRSLQRPRDRQMVPLEEDLDNAPRIQSGEGRELINAGGVFPDLEIQDDTLKTTEQDFIRASNEAQFPLGLRIAEAGLATATVRRAANEGPGITDSEFEDFLTSLVDEGLEGSLLESDDVNAYLRWRMHMSTAQRMDDIAVEARFRAERDPVLTEAIQLLLNAQSQSDLIQAVDAAPGATQAPGSGGR, from the coding sequence ATGATCAAGCGACTCGCCGCATCCGTCACATTTGCCTTCTTATTCACTACGGGAGCCGTCACCGCGCAGAGTGTCCCTGACTTTACGCGCCCGATGGGCGAGGGTCCGCCAGAGGTGGAGGTTCTCGTGAGCGCGGTCGACGCGATCTCCAGTATGCACATGGAGTCGTTCAGTGATTCCCTCCTTTGGGAGGGGGCAATCGACGGCCTTATCGAGGCCCTCGACGATCCGTATGCGGAGCTCTTTACGCCGCAGGACGCAGAGGAATGGGAAGAGGACACCACCGGGAATTACTCGGGCATCGGTCTTCAGATCACGCTGTTGAACGACGAGATCACGGTAACAGCGGTCTTCCGAGGGTTCCCTGCGAGTGAGCACGGGCTGGCTGTCGGCGACGTCATCGTCGGGGTCAACGCCTACGACGCGACTGACTGGGATACCGGTATGGCCGCGGATACCATCCGTGGCCCTGTTGGCACCAGTGTTGAGGTGCACATCAAGCGCTTGGGGTATGAGCAGCCGATCACCTATGACATCACTCGTGCCGCGGTTCACGTGCCGGCTGTGACCTGGGGCATTCTTGAAGAGGACATTGGGTACGTCATCATGGACCGAGTGGCTCGCAACGCCGCCCGGGAGATGAACGAGGCGCTCGCGGAGCTCGAGGGCCGCAAGGGACTGATTATCGATCTTCGTCGGAATCCCGGGGGCTTCCTCAACGAGTCCCTCATGCTCGCAGATCTCTTTCTGCCGACCGGTTCTACGCTGGCGAGTACCGTCCAACGCGCGCCTGGGGGCAGTGCCGAAACGCCCGAAACGGAATCGTACGGAGACCGTTGGCCGCAACTCGTGCCTGACCTCCCGATTGTGATTCTCGTTGATGAGTTCACAGCCTCCGGTGCTGAAATTCTGGCCGGTGCGCTCCAAGACTATGATCGTGCGATTGTCCTAGGCCAGCGGACCTTCGGAAAGGGCGTTGTTCAGACCGTAATGGATCTTCCGTACGGCCGGAAACTGCGATTCACTACGGGATCATGGCTCACGCCGCTCGGACGGTCTTTGCAGCGTCCGCGAGACCGTCAGATGGTCCCGCTCGAAGAGGATCTCGATAACGCGCCACGCATTCAGTCCGGCGAGGGTCGTGAATTGATCAACGCAGGCGGGGTTTTTCCGGATCTCGAGATCCAGGACGACACGCTAAAGACCACCGAACAGGACTTCATCCGTGCCTCGAACGAAGCCCAGTTCCCACTGGGGCTCAGGATTGCCGAGGCAGGACTCGCGACGGCGACAGTTCGCCGGGCAGCAAACGAGGGGCCGGGAATTACCGATTCAGAATTCGAGGACTTTCTGACTTCCCTTGTCGATGAAGGGCTCGAAGGCTCACTACTAGAAAGTGATGACGTTAATGCCTATTTGCGGTGGCGCATGCACATGTCGACCGCCCAGCGAATGGATGACATCGCGGTCGAGGCACGCTTCCGCGCGGAGCGGGATCCTGTGCTGACCGAGGCGATCCAGCTGCTCCTCAATGCTCAGTCGCAGAGTGATCTAATCCAGGCCGTTGACGCCGCGCCGGGTGCAACACAGGCCCCTGGGTCAGGCGGCAGGTAG
- the xerD gene encoding site-specific tyrosine recombinase XerD, whose product MSELRAFRMEQFHDYLTFERGLSERTVSAYRRDLNRWLASMTEQGISEPGSVSVAALRAWVFALKDEGLAATSIRRAQSAVRTYFGFLLAEGAISADPTDRLDSPRVARSLPDFLSPEETDRLLDAPDETKAVYWRDRAILEFLYATGVRVSELTELPIASVDLEEGFAVVFGKGSKERLVPIGGPARRALERYFALVRPGLDQGQGAGLVFLNARGRPIRRESVWAIVRDSARRAGITRKVSPHTLRHTFATHLVEGGADLAAVQELLGHADISTTQIYTHLNRAYLRDLHRRFHPRA is encoded by the coding sequence ATGAGTGAATTGCGAGCCTTCCGAATGGAGCAATTCCACGACTATCTGACCTTTGAGCGGGGGCTGTCCGAGCGCACCGTCTCGGCGTATCGGCGAGACCTCAACCGGTGGCTCGCATCCATGACGGAGCAGGGGATCTCGGAGCCGGGGTCGGTCAGCGTTGCGGCGTTGCGAGCGTGGGTGTTCGCGTTGAAGGACGAAGGCCTTGCCGCTACGTCGATACGACGAGCCCAGTCTGCCGTGCGGACCTATTTCGGCTTCCTGTTGGCTGAAGGGGCGATCTCGGCGGACCCGACCGACCGACTCGATTCACCGAGGGTAGCCCGGTCATTACCGGACTTCCTGAGCCCGGAAGAGACGGACCGCCTTCTCGACGCACCGGATGAAACCAAGGCGGTGTACTGGAGAGATCGCGCGATCTTGGAATTCCTCTACGCCACCGGAGTTCGCGTCTCGGAACTCACGGAACTTCCGATCGCATCGGTCGACCTCGAGGAGGGGTTTGCAGTGGTATTCGGTAAGGGGTCCAAGGAACGCCTCGTGCCGATCGGTGGACCCGCACGTCGCGCCCTTGAGCGATACTTTGCTCTAGTTCGGCCGGGCCTCGATCAGGGGCAAGGGGCGGGGCTCGTATTCCTCAACGCCCGCGGACGTCCGATCCGACGAGAGTCTGTCTGGGCGATCGTACGAGACTCCGCTCGACGTGCGGGAATCACGCGGAAAGTCTCACCCCACACCTTGAGGCATACGTTCGCGACGCATCTGGTCGAGGGAGGCGCCGATCTCGCGGCCGTCCAAGAACTGCTGGGCCACGCAGACATCTCAACCACGCAGATCTACACCCACTTGAATCGCGCATATCTGCGTGATCTGCACCGCAGGTTTCACCCGCGAGCATAA
- a CDS encoding DedA family protein has protein sequence MADFIAWMNQLPDVLVYLVLFGGAAIENILPMIPADTFVALGGFLAGAGDLDVRWVAGGTWAFNVAGALVVYRIAHSHGPTFFQRGPGCHIFRPHQMERIGRFYEQWGMLAIFGSRFLPGVRAVVPVFAGATHQPWIRVAVPVAAASAIWYGGLVSLGSMAGQNLDSLARQLDGVNRVLAGFAVIICFLGAWWWMRTRRHPDE, from the coding sequence GTGGCTGATTTCATCGCGTGGATGAATCAGCTGCCCGATGTACTCGTATACTTGGTCCTGTTCGGGGGGGCGGCGATCGAGAACATCCTACCGATGATTCCCGCAGACACCTTCGTAGCACTGGGGGGATTCCTCGCGGGAGCAGGCGACCTCGACGTGCGCTGGGTTGCAGGCGGGACGTGGGCGTTTAACGTAGCGGGCGCACTTGTTGTCTACCGCATCGCCCATTCGCACGGCCCGACGTTCTTCCAGCGCGGACCAGGGTGCCACATTTTTCGCCCCCACCAGATGGAGCGAATTGGCCGGTTTTACGAGCAGTGGGGGATGCTGGCCATCTTTGGGTCACGCTTCCTTCCCGGCGTCCGTGCCGTCGTTCCGGTATTCGCCGGGGCGACACATCAGCCGTGGATCCGCGTCGCCGTCCCCGTCGCTGCGGCATCCGCGATCTGGTATGGCGGACTCGTCTCGCTGGGCTCGATGGCGGGACAGAACCTGGACTCACTGGCAAGACAACTCGATGGAGTGAATCGAGTCCTGGCAGGCTTCGCCGTGATTATTTGTTTCCTGGGCGCGTGGTGGTGGATGCGGACCCGCAGGCATCCAGATGAGTGA
- the ispF gene encoding 2-C-methyl-D-erythritol 2,4-cyclodiphosphate synthase, translated as MTDIRVGTGYDSHRFDVARPLVLGGVTIPDHAGLAGHSDGDALAHALIDAILGAAGAGDVGSHFPPSDDTWKGADSIGLLRRASEVIAQAGWYVVNVDATVVCETPKIGPHREQMAARLAKAIGIESTCISIKGKTNEGMGWIGASEGLVVHAVALVQR; from the coding sequence ATGACGGATATCCGAGTCGGCACAGGCTACGATTCGCACCGGTTCGACGTTGCGCGCCCGCTCGTGCTTGGTGGAGTGACGATCCCTGATCACGCCGGCCTGGCTGGCCATTCGGACGGGGACGCTTTGGCGCACGCTTTGATTGATGCGATTCTGGGTGCGGCGGGAGCGGGTGACGTGGGGAGTCATTTCCCGCCCTCGGACGACACATGGAAGGGTGCCGACTCTATCGGGCTCCTGAGGCGCGCCAGCGAGGTTATCGCGCAGGCGGGGTGGTATGTCGTGAACGTGGACGCCACCGTCGTATGCGAGACACCGAAGATCGGCCCGCACCGGGAGCAGATGGCGGCCCGACTCGCGAAGGCGATTGGAATCGAGTCGACATGCATTTCGATCAAGGGCAAGACGAACGAAGGCATGGGGTGGATCGGTGCGAGCGAGGGCCTCGTGGTTCACGCGGTCGCTCTCGTTCAACGCTGA
- the fabF gene encoding beta-ketoacyl-ACP synthase II, with protein sequence MGNVSAKRVVITGMGAVSPVGGDLETTWSNLLAGVSGGGPITHFDATDDFACRIGCEVKGFDPLDYLDRKEVRRHDRVSQFAVAASAQALEDAGLETLPSGTDPERFGVIFGSGIGGISTFEQQHRKLIEGGPGRVSPFFIPMFIPDISAGLISIRWGLKGPNYATVSACASSAHAIGDAMRHIRHGDADAMIAGGAEATITPMTFAGFSSMKAMSTRNEDPAGASRPFSGDRDGFVMGEGGGAVVLESLDHAESRGANILGELVGYGLSADAHHITAPPPGGDGAQAAMRMALKYAGATADDVDYVNAHGTSTMADAIETEAIKAVLGDHASNIVVGSTKSMTGHLLGAAGALEAIASLMVCRTGKIPPTINFSEPDPACDLEYAHGGMIERPVGLALTNSFGFGGHNVCLALRAWE encoded by the coding sequence ATGGGTAACGTATCCGCGAAGCGGGTCGTCATCACCGGGATGGGCGCGGTTTCTCCCGTCGGTGGCGACCTTGAGACTACGTGGTCGAACCTGCTCGCCGGAGTAAGTGGCGGGGGGCCGATCACACATTTTGATGCAACCGACGACTTCGCCTGTCGCATCGGGTGCGAGGTGAAGGGGTTTGACCCCCTCGACTACCTGGACCGGAAGGAGGTCAGGAGACACGATCGAGTGTCTCAGTTCGCCGTCGCAGCGTCGGCGCAGGCCCTGGAGGACGCAGGGCTTGAGACTCTGCCGTCCGGGACGGACCCAGAACGGTTTGGTGTGATTTTTGGCAGCGGCATTGGTGGTATTTCCACGTTTGAGCAGCAGCATCGGAAACTGATCGAGGGCGGCCCGGGTCGTGTCAGCCCGTTCTTCATTCCGATGTTCATCCCGGATATCTCTGCCGGGCTGATCTCGATTCGTTGGGGCCTCAAGGGTCCGAACTACGCCACCGTGTCAGCGTGTGCGTCCTCTGCGCACGCTATCGGAGACGCAATGCGGCACATACGCCATGGTGACGCGGACGCGATGATCGCGGGTGGAGCTGAGGCGACCATTACCCCCATGACCTTCGCCGGATTCTCCTCGATGAAGGCAATGTCTACTCGGAACGAAGATCCAGCCGGAGCCAGTCGACCCTTCTCAGGCGACCGGGACGGATTCGTCATGGGAGAGGGTGGGGGTGCCGTTGTGCTCGAGTCGCTAGACCACGCTGAGTCGCGCGGCGCGAACATCCTGGGTGAATTGGTTGGGTACGGACTGAGCGCGGATGCGCATCACATCACAGCGCCACCGCCGGGAGGGGATGGGGCTCAAGCTGCGATGCGAATGGCCCTCAAGTACGCAGGCGCCACGGCTGATGATGTTGATTACGTCAACGCCCACGGAACTTCGACGATGGCTGATGCGATTGAAACTGAGGCAATCAAGGCAGTTCTTGGGGACCACGCGTCCAACATCGTAGTCGGGTCGACGAAGTCCATGACAGGGCATCTTCTGGGCGCTGCAGGGGCCCTCGAGGCGATCGCTTCCTTGATGGTTTGCCGGACTGGAAAAATTCCACCGACGATCAACTTCTCTGAGCCGGACCCGGCATGTGACCTCGAGTACGCACACGGGGGCATGATCGAACGCCCTGTCGGACTGGCTCTGACGAATTCGTTCGGCTTTGGCGGGCACAACGTTTGCCTGGCGCTCCGAGCCTGGGAATAG
- a CDS encoding acyl carrier protein — protein sequence MSEPNDARVREIIINELGVEAEKVTDEAAFVEDLGADSLDTVELVMAFEEEFGIDIPDEDAEQMRTVGDAIKYLKENAPE from the coding sequence ATGAGCGAGCCCAACGACGCGAGGGTCCGTGAGATCATCATCAATGAGCTCGGGGTCGAGGCCGAGAAGGTGACTGACGAGGCTGCATTCGTTGAGGATCTAGGGGCGGATTCGCTCGACACGGTCGAGCTGGTCATGGCGTTTGAGGAAGAGTTCGGCATCGATATCCCCGACGAGGACGCCGAGCAGATGCGTACCGTTGGCGATGCGATCAAGTACCTCAAGGAGAACGCACCGGAGTAG
- the fabG gene encoding 3-oxoacyl-[acyl-carrier-protein] reductase produces the protein MSTRELEGSVALVTGGSRGIGRAIAQSLAEGGARVAVVGRGGANAQAAAKELPGVGHAGYACDVADPGQVGVTLKAVEESQGVVGILVNNAGITRDNLLMRMKDEEFDEVIAANLKGSFNFIRAVTRGMMKRRDGSIINITSVVGLTGNAGQANYAASKAGMVGLTKSVAKELGSRGVRCNAIAPGFIKTSMTDELTESQVEALLAQIPLGALGQPDDIARVVRFLVGPGARYITGQVLAVDGGMVM, from the coding sequence GTGAGCACAAGAGAACTTGAAGGGTCTGTCGCTCTAGTCACCGGCGGCTCGAGGGGCATCGGTCGGGCCATCGCACAGTCACTCGCTGAGGGTGGAGCTCGTGTGGCGGTCGTCGGACGAGGAGGCGCGAACGCGCAGGCGGCTGCGAAAGAGCTTCCCGGGGTCGGGCACGCCGGCTACGCATGTGATGTCGCGGACCCGGGGCAGGTCGGAGTTACACTCAAGGCTGTTGAGGAGTCACAAGGCGTCGTGGGGATTCTGGTGAACAACGCCGGAATAACACGAGACAACCTCCTCATGCGGATGAAGGATGAGGAATTCGATGAAGTAATCGCTGCCAACCTCAAGGGTTCCTTTAACTTCATTCGCGCGGTAACACGAGGAATGATGAAGAGGCGGGACGGCTCAATCATCAATATTACCTCCGTGGTCGGACTCACTGGCAACGCAGGCCAGGCAAACTACGCCGCTTCGAAGGCCGGAATGGTCGGGCTGACCAAGAGTGTCGCGAAGGAATTGGGCTCCCGGGGCGTGCGTTGCAACGCCATCGCACCGGGCTTCATCAAGACCAGCATGACCGATGAACTCACCGAGTCTCAGGTTGAAGCGCTTCTGGCGCAGATCCCACTGGGCGCCTTGGGTCAACCTGATGATATTGCTAGGGTTGTGCGGTTTCTCGTAGGGCCCGGTGCGCGCTACATTACCGGCCAAGTATTGGCGGTAGACGGCGGGATGGTGATGTAG